From Salvia splendens isolate huo1 chromosome 3, SspV2, whole genome shotgun sequence, a single genomic window includes:
- the LOC121795908 gene encoding AP-5 complex subunit mu-like, with protein MLSGCYIRALWILNNQDVVIFSRKFPVVEKRWRVACEKESTDDFKYHMLPNDSDFSGAFSDRKKREGSARGFGVRVSQSVKGSDSWVDDPITRHVISLNINKEEGENYLLWPLVLHIKGPYSILILPLVEPRHLKSYSRMCNSSDCGNAIGADDSLSSLLLDLPPITGAFAVAQTIGDIVVGETMEPEVVVAASPSVGGLLDTLTGSIGISSISARAKPVALPVAASTISGTAVTGAAMSDAPKMGSRPLDKDVLRSFISSAMPFGTPLDLSYSNISAIKTTGFSSADVPPADRKQPAWKPYLYRGKQRILFTIHDTVHAAMYDRDEIPDSITISGQVNCRAELEGLPDVSLPLTWLASARVESLTFHPCSQVPEHGGDKQAITFSPPLGNFVLMHYQALCSVGPPIKGFYQLSMVSENEGAFLFRLSIMEGYKSPLTIEFCTVTMPFPRRRVVSFDGTPSIGTVSNTEHSVDWRIIANSRIASGKSIEATFSGTVRFAPWQAQKMPSSGSALMGDEDSDLESESSGSMVNVEDFIMEKMIKDLPAADLEDPFNRQAYNYATVSFKMIGPSFSGISIDPKSVSIFPAVKAPIEVSAQVTSGDYILWNTLGKCPVAATPQA; from the exons ATGCTAAGCGGTTGCTACATCAGAGCTCTCTGGATTTTGAACAATCAGGACGTTGTAATTTTCTCCAG GAAATTCCCGGTGGTTGAAAAGCGGTGGCGCGTGGCTTGTGAGAAGGAAAGCACCGATGATTTCAAGTATCATATGTTACCTAACGATTCGGACTTCAGTGGTGCTTTTAGCGACCGTAAGAAGCG GGAGGGCTCAGCTCGAGGGTTTGGTGTACGTGTGAGCCAATCTGTTAAAGGATCAGATTCATGGGTTGATGATCCAATTACTCGTCATGTAATAAGCTTGAACATTAACAAAGAAGAAGGGGAGAATTATCTCCTGTGGCCCCTGGTCCTACATATTAAGGGCCCATATTCTATTCTTATATTGCCCTTGGTAGAACCTCgtcatttgaagtcctactcaAGGATGTGTAATTCATCAGACTGTGGAAATGCTATTGGTGCTGATGATAGTTTGTCTTCACTCCTCTTGGATCTTCCACCCATCACAGG GGCGTTTGCTGTGGCACAAACAATCGGGGACATCGTAGTTGGTGAAACAATGGAGCCAGAAGTAGTTGTTGCTGCATCTCCTTCAGTTGGCGGGCTGCTCGATACCCTCACTGGTAGCATAGGAATTTCCAGTATTTCTGCAAGAGCAAAACCTGTAGCTTTACCTGTTGCAGCTTCCACTATATCTGGGACTGCCGTGACCGGAGCTGCTATGTCTGATGCTCCGAAGATGGGATCCAGGCCTTTGGATAAGGATGTCCTTAGGTCTTTCATCAGCAGTGCAATGCCCTTTG GTACTCCTCTCGATCTTAGCTACTCCAATATTTCTGCCATCAAGACCACAGGATTTTCTTCAGCAGACGTGCCTCCTGCTGATCGAAAGCAACCAGCATGGAAGCCTTATCTTTACAGGGGTAAACAACGGATTCTGTTCACTATTCATGACACGGTCCATGCTGCAATGTATGATAGAGATGAGATCCCAGACAGCATAACCATTTCTGGTCAGGTGAACTGCAGAGCAGAGTTGGAGGGACTTCCTGATGTTTCTTTACCATTGACCTGGTTGGCTAGTGCCCGAGTTGAGTCGTTAACCTTCCATCCTTGTTCTCAAGTTCCAGAGCATGGTGGTGATAAACAGGCTATTACATTTTCACCACCATTGGGGAATTTTGTCCTGATGCATTATCAGGCACTTTGTTCTGTTGGACCTCCTATTAAAGGGTTTTATCAGCTATCAATGGTCTCAGAAAATGAAGGGGCCTTTCTTTTTAGGTTAAGCATCATGGAAGGTTACAAATCTCCTCTAACAATAGAGTTCTGTACTGTAACAATGCCTTTTCCAAGGAGAAGGGTTGTTTCTTTTGATGGGACACCTTCAATTGGAACAGTATCAAATACCGAGCACTCAGTGGACTGGAGGATAATAGCAAACTCTCGAATTGCTTCTGGGAAAAGCATTGAGGCAACCTTTTCCGGGACAGTTAGATTTGCACCATGGCAAGCACAAAAAATGCCGTCATCTGGATCAGCGCTGATGGGTGATGAAGACAGCGATCTTGAATCAGAATCTAGTGGCAGCATGGTAAATGTTGAGGATTTTATAATGGAGAAAATGATTAAGGATCTTCCAGCAGCAGATCTAGAGGATCCTTTTAACCGCCAGGCATACAATTACGCGACA GTTTCTTTCAAGATGATAGGGCCTTCATTCTCAGGAATCTCTATTGATCCTAAATCT GTAAGCATATTTCCAGCAGTTAAGGCACCTATTGAAGTTTCAGCTCAG GTTACTTCTGGGGATTATATTTTGTGGAATACTTTAGGAAAATGTCCAGTTGCAGCCACGCCACAAGCTTAG
- the LOC121795927 gene encoding probable galacturonosyltransferase-like 4 — MALSLLSLLGLLSMSTILLRPDTAMATATEIHLQGALPSFREAPAFRNGATCSSHAIHVVMPLDTNYIRGTMAAVLSILQHSTCPENVSFHFLSVHLDTEICSLINSTFPFLSFKMYQFDPDRVRGKISKSVRQALDQPLNYARIYMVDILPPSVGRVIYLDSDIIFVDDIAKLWGVDLGGKVLAAPEYCHANFTSYFTDAFWSDRQLASVFKGRQPCYFNTGVMVVDVEQWRRGGYTRKVEEWMAVQKQKRIYQLGSLPPILLVFAGNIKGVEHRWNQHGLGGDNLEGRCRGLHPGPISLLHWSGKGKPWLRLDARRPCTVDYLWAPYDLYRSSRVALEE; from the coding sequence ATGGCCTtgtctcttctctctctcctgGGCCTCCTGTCTATGTCTACGATCCTCCTCCGCCCCGATACGGCCATGGCCACGGCCACGGAAATCCACCTCCAGGGGGCCCTCCCGTCGTTCCGGGAGGCCCCTGCCTTCCGCAACGGCGCAACATGCAGCTCCCATGCAATCCACGTTGTGATGCCTCTGGACACCAACTACATACGTGGCACCATGGCCGCCGTGTTGTCGATCCTGCAGCATTCGACATGCCCGGAGAATGTGTCGTTCCACTTCCTCTCCGTCCACCTCGACACCGAAATCTGCTCCCTCATCAACTCCACATTCCCTTTCCTCAGCTTCAAGATGTACCAATTCGACCCTGATAGGGTCCGTGGAAAGATATCGAAATCGGTCCGACAAGCCCTCGACCAGCCCTTGAACTACGCTAGGATCTACATGGTCGACATCCTACCGCCCTCCGTCGGGCGCGTCATATACTTGGACTCTGACATCATCTTCGTCGATGACATCGCCAAGCTCTGGGGGGTGGATTTGGGAGGGAAGGTGCTGGCGGCACCAGAGTACTGCCACGCCAACTTCACGAGCTACTTCACGGACGCGTTCTGGTCAGACAGGCAGCTAGCGAGTGTGTTCAAGGGGAGGCAGCCGTGCTACTTCAACACAGGGGTGATGGTGGTGGACGTTGAGCAGTGGAGGAGGGGAGGGTACACGAGGAAGGTGGAGGAATGGATGGCGGTGCAGAAGCAGAAGAGGATTTATCAATTGGGTTCTTTGCCACCAATCCTGCTTGTATTTGCAGGGAATATAAAGGGGGTGGAACATAGGTGGAACCAACATGGGTTAGGGGGTGACAACTTGGAAGGAAGGTGTAGGGGGCTCCACCCTGGCCCTATCAGCTTGCTGCATTGGAGTGGAAAGGGGAAACCATGGCTTAGGCTGGACGCTCGGAGACCATGCACAGTCGACTACTTGTGGGCCCCGTACGACTTATACAGGTCGTCGCGGGTCGCCTTGGAGGAATGA